GCAACAGGTGGCGGAAGGTGTGGCGCTACGGGACAAGGACGATCTTGCCGAACTGGCCGCCCGCTTCCAGGCGCTCGTGCGCCTCGCGGACTTCGTCGAGGGGCATGACGGTGTCGATGACGGGGCGGATATCGCCGCGGGCGATGACGCGCAGCACCTCCTCGAACTCCGCGCGCGAGGCCATGGTGGTGCCGATGATCTCCAGCTGCTTCCAGAAGAGCACGCGCAGGTCCGTCTCGCCGCGGTGGCCCGTCGTCGCGCCGTAGGTGACGAGGCGGCCGCCGCGAGCGAGCGAGCGGACGCTGCCCTTCCACGTGGCCTCGCCCGTGTTCTCCACCACCACGTCCACGCCGCGGCGGCCGGTGTCGCGAAAGAGGGCCTTTGCCCAATCTTCCGCATCGCGGTCATAGACGGCGTGGGCACCCAGCGCCCTCACCCGCTCCACGTTCTGCGCCCCGCTGGTAACGGCGAAGACGCGAGCGCCTGCCAGCCTCGCGATCTGCACGGCGGCGATGGCGGTGCCGCCGGACGCGCCCAGCACCAGCACGTCCTCCCCCGCCCGCACTCGCGCGCGCGTGAGGAGCGCGCGCCAGGCCGTCTGGTAGGAGATGGGGATCGCCGAAGCTTCTTCGAACGACAGCGTGTCGGGGATGGCGTACGCGCTGGCGGCGCGGACTGCCAGGAGCTCGGTGAAGCCGCCGTTCGTGTGCTCGCCGAGAATCCTGTACTCCGCGCAGAGCGATTCCTCGCCGCGCGCGCAGTCGTGGCAGTG
This genomic interval from Longimicrobiaceae bacterium contains the following:
- a CDS encoding zinc-binding dehydrogenase, with the translated sequence MRAAIFHEYGGPEVVRIEAVPRPQPGPGEVLVEVRACAMNHLDLWVRRGIGIETTMPHIGGCDISGVIAEAGQGVDAARVGQRVVVNPSLFCGHCHDCARGEESLCAEYRILGEHTNGGFTELLAVRAASAYAIPDTLSFEEASAIPISYQTAWRALLTRARVRAGEDVLVLGASGGTAIAAVQIARLAGARVFAVTSGAQNVERVRALGAHAVYDRDAEDWAKALFRDTGRRGVDVVVENTGEATWKGSVRSLARGGRLVTYGATTGHRGETDLRVLFWKQLEIIGTTMASRAEFEEVLRVIARGDIRPVIDTVMPLDEVREAHERLEAGGQFGKIVLVP